A single Vigna radiata var. radiata cultivar VC1973A chromosome 8, Vradiata_ver6, whole genome shotgun sequence DNA region contains:
- the LOC106770948 gene encoding uncharacterized protein LOC106770948: MVGEAVNGRWFSGLLPVSRKSASDSKEVIGILAFEVAGLMSKVVSLWHSLSSREIMITKEWIVKSVGVKMLVSDDEDFLMELALSEILNNFESLAWSVVRLSKRCKDPVYHGYEYFLHNPLQHYVQWSGWEYAWKKMERKVKKMDRFVAAMSLLSQELEVLTEREQTFRRMKTNRQLHGVKLLEFHKRVMWQRQQVKTLRDMSPWNRSHDYVVRLLARSLFTILERIILVFGNRPIPIENQENESFSPSLNHLTRSHSFSSLMHSSKADSRRFSSQRFESKQGFVEEKTKNKRKKKRQQVLHSESKQFKNFGPFIGCTSVGNNSPVAQTCMPSNVKNIQNIVDKKSLTCRRRIYFKLYMKDRLKPGESTLGCSALALHYANVIVLIEKMVSAPHLIDHETRDDLYNMLPTTIRTALRSKLKWYAKSTRHSVDETSLAMEWSLVLSHILEWLVPLAHNMIKWHSERNFEREQSACKANILLVQTLYFANQAKAEAAMVELLVGLHYVCRINTKARMREAQESAGSGVFSSVRLRKNELYNK, translated from the coding sequence ATGGTGGGTGAAGCAGTGAATGGGAGATGGTTTAGTGGTCTGTTGCCAGTTTCACGCAAGAGTGCATCAGATAGTAAGGAAGTGATTGGGATTTTGGCGTTTGAAGTTGCTGGTTTGATGTCTAAGGTGGTTAGCTTATGGCATTCTTTGAGTAGCAGGGAGATAATGATTACGAAGGAATGGATAGTGAAATCGGTTGGGGTCAAAATGCTAGTGTCTGATGATGAAGATTTCTTGATGGAACTGGCATTGAGTGAGATACTCAATAACTTTGAGTCTCTAGCTTGGTCTGTGGTCAGGTTGAGTAAAAGGTGCAAGGATCCAGTGTATCATGGTTATGAATATTTTCTTCACAACCCTCTTCAACATTATGTTCAATGGTCTGGGTGGGAATATGCATGGAAAAAGATGGAGAGGAAGGTGAAGAAAATGGATAGATTTGTTGCTGCTATGTCACTACTGTCACAAGAGCTTGAGGTACTAACTGAGAGAGAACAGACTTTCAGAAGAATGAAAACGAATCGCCAGCTTCATGGGGTGAAACTGCTTGAGTTTCACAAGAGGGTCATGTGGCAGCGACAGCAAGTGAAAACTCTGAGAGACATGTCACCGTGGAACAGAAGTCATGACTATGTGGTCCGGTTATTGGCAAGATCTTTGTTCACAATTCTTGAGAGGATCATCCTTGTCTTTGGAAATAGGCCTATACCTATTGAAAACCAGGAAAATGAATCCTTTTCTCCCTCTTTGAATCATCTTACTCGCAGCCATTCCTTCTCTTCTCTTATGCATTCTTCTAAGGCTGATTCACGTCGATTCAGTTCACAACGTTTTGAGAGCAAGCAAGGATTTGTAGAGGAGAAAACCAAgaacaagagaaagaagaaaaggcaACAAGTGCTTCATTCAGAAAGCAAGCAGTTCAAAAATTTTGGGCCATTCATAGGTTGCACGTCAGTTGGAAATAATTCTCCTGTGGCACAGACTTGTATGCCAAGCAATGTGAAGAACATTCAGAACATAGTGGATAAAAAATCTCTGACATGCAGaagaagaatttattttaagCTATATATGAAGGATCGGTTAAAGCCTGGAGAATCTACCCTTGGCTGTTCAGCTTTAGCTCTACATTATGCAAATGTGATTGTGCTAATAGAGAAGATGGTATCAGCACCTCACCTCATTGATCATGAAACAAGAGATGATTTGTATAACATGTTACCAACCACTATAAGAACAGCTCTGAGGAGTAAGCTTAAGTGGTATGCAAAGAGCACGCGTCACTCTGTCGATGAAACTAGTCTTGCAATGGAATGGAGTTTGGTGCTTTCACACATATTGGAATGGTTGGTCCCTCTGGCACACAACATGATAAAGTGGCATTCTGAGAGGAATTTTGAGAGGGAGCAATCTGCTTGTAAAGCAAATATTTTGCTTGTTCAAACTCTTTACTTTGCAAACCAAGCAAAAGCTGAAGCTGCAATGGTTGAACTCCTTGTTGGTCTTCACTATGTGTGCAGGATTAATACAAAGGCTCGCATGAGAGAGGCACAGGAATCTGCAGGGTCTGGAGTTTTTAGTAGTGTTCGTTTAAGAAAGAATGAGTTGTACAATAAATGA
- the LOC111242269 gene encoding uncharacterized protein LOC111242269 encodes MSHSSVQGNVTQDQENIELREELNRTKTELNELRQMVATLXVTQDQENIELREELNRTKTELNELRQMVATLVINQSRHTQGTHSHRQHHDQDDHSHHSDNHTYQPYDHYQRPPIRHANHKDHHVEPKLDLPPFHGRDNVEEYFEWEMKVEQIFECYNIDEKRRVTLATLTFQGAALYWWTSIMRDQKMHGDYTIQYWNELKAALHRRHVPAYYAREVMDKLHRLQQINMSVEEYRQKLELLMLRDGIKEEERFTIARFQIRLNYEIRDKVELLPYLDLNDFVQLCVRVEDQNRRKASTKRTYPTTSSYRRDLKREGSDGGPSKLHIGPLTRAMSKKIQEEEGALTTLLLWSIFY; translated from the coding sequence atgagtcactctagtgttcaaggtaaTGTCACTCAAGATCAGGAGAACATAGAGTTGCGAGAAGAACTCAATAGAACCAAGACTGAGTTGAATGAGCTAAGGCAAATGGTCGCCACTCTTGNTGTCACTCAAGATCAGGAGAACATAGAGTTGCGAGAAGAACTCAATAGAACCAAGACTGAGTTGAATGAGCTAAGGCAAATGGTCGCCACTCTTGTTATCAATCAAAGCAGGCACACACAAGGAACTCACTCTCATAGGCAACATCATGATCAAGATGATCATTCCCACCATAGTGATAACCATACttaccaaccttatgatcactatcaacgcCCTCCTATTCGTCATGCTAACCATAAAGACCATCATGTGGAACCTAAGCTTGACCTTCCCCCTTTCCatggtagagataatgttgaagaatactttgagtgggagatgaaggttgaacaaatttttgaatgctATAACATAGATGAGAAGAGGAGAGTGACCCTAGCCACCTTGACCTTTCAAGGTGCAGCCCTTTATTGGTGGACATCCATCATGAGAGACCAAAAGATGCATGGCGACTACACCATCcaatattggaatgaattgaaagcaGCCTTACACAGGCGACATGTCCCGGCCTACTATGCAAGAGAAGTCATGGATAAGCTTCATCGACTTCAACAAATaaacatgagtgttgaggaaTACAGACAAAAATTagagttactcatgttgagagATGGGATCAAAGAGGAGgagagattcaccatagctagaTTTCAAATTAGATTAAACTatgagattagagataaggtagaactcttACCTTACTTAGATCTAAATGATTTTGTCCAGCTATGTGTGAGAGTGGAAGATCAAAATAGGAGAAAAGCTTCCACAAAAAGAACCTACCCTACCACATCATCATATAGGAGAGAtcttaagagggagggtagtgATGGTGGACCATCCAAGCTTCATATTGGACCtctaacaagagccatgtcaaagaagatacaagaagaagagggagcactcactactttacttCTTTGGAGTATTTTCTACTAA